A genome region from Deinococcus sp. KNUC1210 includes the following:
- the hemL gene encoding glutamate-1-semialdehyde 2,1-aminomutase: protein MTAPTQAAPPITTVSQELFARARQVTPGGVNSPVRAFKSVGGTPRFIASAQGAYLTDADGNTLLDYIGSWGPMILGHNHAAVREAILEAAVHGTSFGAPGWREVALAELVTRLTGTQKVRFVSSGTEATMSALRLARGFTGRKYILKFRGNYHGHADGLLVEAGSGLMTNADALGQAAPSSAGVPPEYAGLTLVAEYNDPAALDALMAARGHEIAAVIFEPVVGNAGVLLPTPEFVAALHRSREGGTLLIADEVMTGFRLALGGATELLNLTPDLICWGKIIGGGLPVGAYGGRAEVMEYVSPQGPVYQAGTLSGNPLAMAAGLATLTALENDSGLYERLDNYTARLAQGLAQAAADAGVTVCINRIGSMLTVFFQAGPVASYTDAARSDTAAFATWFQGMLARGVYWAPSQFESIFVGAAHGDTELAATLSAARASFQELKEAK, encoded by the coding sequence ATGACCGCACCCACTCAGGCCGCGCCGCCCATCACCACCGTTTCACAGGAGCTGTTCGCGCGGGCGCGGCAGGTCACGCCGGGCGGAGTGAATTCTCCCGTCCGGGCCTTCAAGTCGGTGGGCGGCACGCCGCGCTTTATCGCCAGTGCCCAGGGCGCGTACCTGACCGACGCCGACGGCAACACGCTGCTCGACTACATCGGCAGCTGGGGACCGATGATCCTGGGCCACAACCACGCGGCTGTGCGGGAAGCCATTCTGGAGGCAGCGGTCCACGGCACCAGTTTCGGTGCGCCCGGCTGGCGCGAGGTGGCGCTCGCCGAACTGGTCACGCGGCTGACCGGCACGCAGAAGGTCCGCTTCGTCAGCAGCGGCACCGAGGCCACCATGAGCGCCCTGCGGCTGGCACGCGGGTTCACCGGACGCAAGTACATCCTGAAGTTCCGGGGTAACTATCATGGGCACGCCGATGGCCTGTTGGTCGAGGCGGGCAGCGGTCTGATGACCAACGCCGACGCTCTGGGACAGGCGGCCCCGTCGAGCGCGGGTGTACCGCCGGAATACGCGGGCCTGACGCTGGTGGCCGAATACAACGACCCTGCCGCCCTCGACGCGCTGATGGCGGCGCGGGGCCACGAGATTGCCGCCGTGATCTTTGAACCTGTCGTGGGGAATGCGGGCGTGCTGCTTCCCACGCCTGAGTTTGTGGCGGCCCTGCACCGCAGCCGTGAGGGCGGCACTCTACTGATCGCCGATGAAGTCATGACCGGGTTCCGGCTGGCCCTGGGCGGCGCGACCGAGCTGCTGAACCTGACGCCCGACCTGATCTGCTGGGGCAAGATCATCGGGGGCGGGTTGCCGGTGGGCGCGTATGGTGGCCGCGCCGAGGTGATGGAGTATGTGTCGCCGCAGGGGCCGGTGTATCAGGCGGGCACGCTCAGCGGCAATCCGCTGGCGATGGCGGCAGGGCTGGCGACCCTGACAGCGCTGGAAAACGATTCCGGCCTGTATGAGCGGCTGGACAACTACACGGCGCGGCTGGCGCAGGGGCTGGCACAGGCCGCCGCCGACGCAGGCGTAACGGTGTGTATCAACCGGATCGGCAGCATGCTCACGGTCTTTTTCCAGGCTGGGCCGGTGGCCTCGTACACCGACGCGGCCCGGTCGGATACTGCCGCCTTTGCCACGTGGTTCCAGGGAATGCTGGCACGCGGCGTGTACTGGGCACCCAGCCAGTTCGAGAGCATCTTCGTCGGGGCGGCGCACGGCGATACCGAGCTGGCTGCCACTCTGAGCGCAGCGCGGGCAAGTTTCCAGGAACTCAAGGAGGCAAAGTGA